The genomic segment CTTAACAAGAAATCCCCGTTCTCCGTTGGTGAGATCGTAATGTTCATGAACTTATTCATTTTGAGCAGTGCCGGATTTGTATTCGGTTGGGATCGCGCGATGTACTCGCTGATCGCCTACTACATTGCCTTCAAAATGATCGATCTGACCATCGAAGGCTTCCAGGAGTCTAAAGCGGTATGGATCATTAGCGACAATCACAAGGATTTGGGAGATGCGATTGTTGCTCGTCTGGGCCGTGGCGTTACCTATTTGAATGGGGAAGGCGGCTATACTGGAGACGACAAGAAAGTGATTTTCTGCATCATTACTCGATTGGAAGAAGCCAAGCTGAAGCTGATCGTGGAAGAAGTTGACGAGAATGCCTTCTTGGCCGTCGGCAATATTCACGATGTGCGCGGCGGGCAGTTTAAGAAGAAAGCGATTCATTAAAAGGGAAAAAGTGTACCCTGTAGAGTGGACTTTGAAAAAGTCTTTCTATAGGGTATTTTTGTGTAGACGCATTTTTACTTTATTCTTACCGCCGTTCCCTCTTGTACATTAATTTCATATTTCTCAGTTGCCAAAGGAAGGCCCTCAGTTGTGGTTAGGAGGTATATGTTTGAATCAGCAGTTGGTTCTAGCTTAATAAAGTAATTTACACTACTCCAAGTAATTCCTACCACTTCTTTTGTAGGTAGCTCTAACGGAATTCTTACTTCCTCGAGGGTATTGATATTTTTTAAATATAAACGAGCTGTACTATTTTTCTGAAACAAATTAATAAGTTCAATACAGTATTCAAATCGATGATCTGATGTTTGCTGTATCGAATCAGTCTGTACCTTATCTGTTAACCACCCACTCGTATCTACATTTTTATAAAACTGAGGTGTCATGAAAAGCATTGCGATCATTAAAAGTGAGACACCAATGGCTTCCCACCATTTTGTTGGGCTCCACTTTTTATACAGTAGATAAAAAGACAAGCCACCTAAAATTATGGTTGGTATACCTAGATATACAAGTAGTACTGTTGATATCAGGTCTAGATCACGTTGAAAGCTTGCAGTCGAACCGAGTACAAACCAGATAAGACCTGATAGGTTAACGAATACAGTAATGATCCAAGTTATATTAAGCCACCATTGCATTGGGCATTCCCCTCTACTCACTAATTAGGCTCGTTGGGATCATTTCCTTCTAAACAATTCCGTTCATATCTACTAGCTATTTCTTGCATGATTATTTTTTTAAACTTAGGTAATAACTCGTGCATTTTCTGATTATTGTACCATTCAACATCCTTCCAGAAATCATTATATCCCTGTAACTGCTCTGCAATTCTTAATAATCTTTCTCTTGATAGTTGACTAAGCTTATATCGTTCCTGAAAGATATCTTCTAATACCTCAAAACATATAAATGGACTACCATTTACACTAATCCCTTTACATAGTTCTTTTAATACGGATATTTCCTCCAGGTCATCTTTAGAAAAGAAATGATCAAGTAGCTTCACTTTACATCGCCATCCTATTCTGTGACATTTTTGTTGAGTGATTAGTCGTTCATCTCGCAGTTTTTACATTCTCGAGGCTGTTATTGAGATAAGAATAACAATTCAAGCAAAAAAAGAAACCCCAGACGAGTTGTTGATTAACTGGTTTGGGGCTTTGCGGTTCTAGATTAAGTTACATGAGAAGAAAGTTTATCAATCAAACTAGTTAGTTCTTTAATGGTTTTACTATTTAATATTTGAGGATTTAAGACTTCAATAAAGCACTTCAACTTTCTAGCCTTACTCAAAACTTCATGAATCACCTGTTGTTTTGATACTAGCACTTCACTCCAAGCAGAATTATTAAATTCTTTACTTGGTTCAGCAATAAACAGTTCGAGAATACTACCACCTTCAAAACTCTCTACTAAGCTTACTCTGAGCTCGTCATTAGTTGCCTTAAACTCAAGCCAATCACATGAACTTTCAGGAATTTTATATGCCAAGTAATCCTTTTTCTGAAGCTTGAGGGCAATAGTTAATAAATCAGTAAACCATCTTACTAAACGCTCTTCACCAAAAGGATGGTCTTCAAAATAGTAACCATACTTATGCCCGTGGAAATCCAACTCAATTATGCCCTCAATATCTCTATACTCTCTATCAAAATCGTTAGCTGTAATTACCTTCAATTCATCAAAATTATCAAATAATTTAAAGTTAATTGTAAATATACGAACTCCTCCTAATCAAAAAATCTGAGAGCTTATATTGGTGTAAACGATATGCCGAATCCAAGTTTCCATTCTTCATAAATATCTTAATCTCTTCTCCAAAAACGCTCACAGGATGCAGTCCATCCTTTCCCCCCTATTTATTAATTGAGTATACGCAATTTTAGACGCTTCAATAATTTTATCATCACTCCATTGTCTTCAGGTATCGCAGCCTCACCATACTTTAAATAGCGATCAATATACATCCGTTTAGTCAACCGTCTCGGGCGAAATGGACGATTGTGTGAGCTTCTGTAAAGAAGTGTCTACCATAGGTTTCCACAACCTAAAAAATAGAGTACGATACTCGTATCTCTCATGGAAAAAGGAGGTTTTCTCAGTGAATCAAGCATTCTCGATAGAACGGGTTCCTTTTGAACAGAAACACGCTCTCAAGCAACTGTTGGAGCTGTATACGTACGACTTCACTGAGTTTGAGCCTTTCGAAGTAGATGATGACGGCTTGTTTGGCTATGACTACTTTGACAAGTATTGGATCGAGCCAGAACGCCATCCCTTTTTCATCAAGGTAAATGGTAAGCTGGCCGGGTTTGTCCTCGTCCGCATGCTCACAGGCACTGATTCAGATTTTCCAACACTTCACTCCATTGCTGAATTTTTTATCATGAAGCGCCACCGTCGACTGGGGATCGGAAAAGCGGTCTCCCATCAAATCTTCAAAATGTTCCCGGGTGCCTGGGAAGTCTTTCAATTGGAAAACAACGTTCCTGCCATCGGCTTTTGGCGTGCCAGCATCCGCGACTACACAGCCAATCACTATCAAGAGCGTCAAGAGGATGGCAAAGTCATACAAACGTTCATGTCGAGACCATAGCAGAAAAAAGCCAAGGGACAGCGCGAATCCCTTGGCTTTTATTAGGAAACCAACTAGCTGGTAACCGCAGGAAAGGTCATCACGACAACAGTTCCGCTACCCAGCTTGCTGTCCACCGTAATCTCACCCCCGTGAGCCAAGACGAGCTGCTTGGCTATCGCCATGCCCAGTCCCGTTCCACTGGTATTCTCTCCTGTATGCCCACCTCGGTAGTATCTTTCGAACAGATTGGCCAGTGTCGTCTCATCCATGCCCGGACCATTGTCCGCAATTTTGACCACAAACTGATCGGCTGCAATCGACTGTACCTCTACGAGCACATGTGTACCTGCCGGGGTATATTTGATCGCGTTTGTCAAAATGTTGACGATGATGCGGCGAAACCAGATTGGATCAACCTCGGCCGTTATCGATTGGACATTCGCCGAAAATTCGATGTCATGCAAAGACGAGCTCGGATCGTTCACCATATCCACCACAATCCTGCGTATGGTTTCTACGATCGCGACAGGTTGTTTGACCATCGGCAAAGCTTGGTTCTTGAGTCGATAGGTCAAATTCAAATCCTCAATCAGCCCGTTCATGTAGTCTGACTTTTCCCGTATCGTTTTCCCAAATTCGCTGACTTCTTTTCTGTCCCACTCATACTGTTCGGACTCCAAAAAGGTAGCATAACCGTAAATCGAGCTCAGCGGTGTCTTGAGATCATGGGAGAGCCCGGTAATCCATTCCTCTCGCGTCTGCTCGATCTCTTGCTGAAGCTTTTCATTGGAACGCAAAGTTTCACTCAAATGCCGGAGCGCGTCAAACACATCCTTGAACACACGAAATGACTTCTTTTCTTTCCCTCGCCAATTCCTTCCGATTGGTTTCCCTTTTTTCCCGATGGGCTCTTCATAGCGGCCTTGGGCCAGTCTTTCCAGCCAATTCACCATGTGCAAGAGCGGCTTGCCTACCCGCCACGCATACCTGCTGCCTGCGAATAGAACAGCCAGGATCAAAAGAATACCAATGTGAAGGAACGTTTCCTTGACCAAGGCATCCTCAGACGTTTCTTGGACACCAGACTGATAGGTTGGATTCGGAGTGCCCACTATGTACGTCATGTCACTCTTCGTGTCATATCGGCTCGTGGTGCGGACAGGAACATTTTTTGCTGTCTCGCCGTTCTGAAGAGCTTCCGTCATGTCTAACTGGGCAGAAGCGTTCGGGCGATTCCATTGAAGGATGAGCTTCCCCGTACGATCGTATACCACGTACCATGCCTCTTCTTGGGAAAAGCTTTTGTTCAACTCGTCCCATGTCTCCTTGCTCGTTCCCGTTTTTGCTGCGATCAGGCGCTGCATCATCTCTTTTTCTGGAGCCGGTGTTCCATAGAGGATGATCATGTTTTCGTCAAATTGATTTATAACCCAGTGCGTGATGTGATAGGGAGAAGCATCACGATCTTCTACATAACTAATCCACTCTCCTGGCCCAAATTGACTGGGAACGTCAGCAGGTGTCCGATAGTTGTACAGGATTTTTCCGTGCTTGTCGATAATCTGCAACCAGCCTTGATGTCTCGCCACGCTCTTCTCGATTTCCGGATCGACGTGAATGCGCTCCCCCTCGTAATCCACCTTCAATGTCAAATCAGACGCTTCCAGCCTGGACAAATCGGTGGACAACTGCTCGTTCATTATGCGCCAGCCTAACCCCAGCATCGCGATAATCAGAAATAGCAGCAAGACGAGGAGAAACCCGAACAGTTGCCGGACATATTGAAAGATCAGCTTGTTCCGCAAATTCATGACTGTCTTGCCGGACTAACCAGCTTGTAGCCCAGCCCTCTCACCGTGACCAGGAGCTTTGGCTGTCCCGGATTTTCTTCTATGCGCTGACGCAGCTTGTGAATGTGCACCATGACTGTATTTTCATCAAACATCCCGTACTCGTCTTTCCATACGTGATCGTAAATTTGTTCTTTCGTAAATACCCGGTTCCGATTCTGGCAGAAAAACACGAGCAATGAAAATACTTGCGCCGGGCAGTCCACTCGCTCTCCATTCACGAACAGCTCGGCTGCCTCCACATTTACTTGAAAACGTCCAAAATCAAAGCGCTTTTCTTCCTGGGCTGGAGCAGATCCCCCCAAGGTTCTGCGCAGATGAGCCTTCATCCTGGCAACGACCTCTAGTGGATGAAACGGCTTCGTAATGTAATCATCCGCTCCATAAGCAAATCCGCTTAATTTATCAAAATCCGTGCCCTTTGCTGTCAGAAAAAAGATCGGTGCCTTCGTTCGCTGGCGTACTGCTCCGCACAGCTCAAATCCATTTTTATCAGGCAGCATGACATCCAGAATCAACAAGTCGTATGTCTTCTCCTCCACGAGACGAATCGCCTCTGCTGCTGTCGTACATGTATCGATCTGGACAAAGCCTTCCTTTTTCAGCACTGTTTGGAGCATCTGCAAAATCGCTTC from the Brevibacillus brevis genome contains:
- a CDS encoding GNAT family N-acetyltransferase — translated: MNQAFSIERVPFEQKHALKQLLELYTYDFTEFEPFEVDDDGLFGYDYFDKYWIEPERHPFFIKVNGKLAGFVLVRMLTGTDSDFPTLHSIAEFFIMKRHRRLGIGKAVSHQIFKMFPGAWEVFQLENNVPAIGFWRASIRDYTANHYQERQEDGKVIQTFMSRP
- a CDS encoding sensor histidine kinase, with product MNLRNKLIFQYVRQLFGFLLVLLLFLIIAMLGLGWRIMNEQLSTDLSRLEASDLTLKVDYEGERIHVDPEIEKSVARHQGWLQIIDKHGKILYNYRTPADVPSQFGPGEWISYVEDRDASPYHITHWVINQFDENMIILYGTPAPEKEMMQRLIAAKTGTSKETWDELNKSFSQEEAWYVVYDRTGKLILQWNRPNASAQLDMTEALQNGETAKNVPVRTTSRYDTKSDMTYIVGTPNPTYQSGVQETSEDALVKETFLHIGILLILAVLFAGSRYAWRVGKPLLHMVNWLERLAQGRYEEPIGKKGKPIGRNWRGKEKKSFRVFKDVFDALRHLSETLRSNEKLQQEIEQTREEWITGLSHDLKTPLSSIYGYATFLESEQYEWDRKEVSEFGKTIREKSDYMNGLIEDLNLTYRLKNQALPMVKQPVAIVETIRRIVVDMVNDPSSSLHDIEFSANVQSITAEVDPIWFRRIIVNILTNAIKYTPAGTHVLVEVQSIAADQFVVKIADNGPGMDETTLANLFERYYRGGHTGENTSGTGLGMAIAKQLVLAHGGEITVDSKLGSGTVVVMTFPAVTS
- a CDS encoding response regulator transcription factor — its product is MEKEARILLVDDEEAILQMLQTVLKKEGFVQIDTCTTAAEAIRLVEEKTYDLLILDVMLPDKNGFELCGAVRQRTKAPIFFLTAKGTDFDKLSGFAYGADDYITKPFHPLEVVARMKAHLRRTLGGSAPAQEEKRFDFGRFQVNVEAAELFVNGERVDCPAQVFSLLVFFCQNRNRVFTKEQIYDHVWKDEYGMFDENTVMVHIHKLRQRIEENPGQPKLLVTVRGLGYKLVSPARQS